The segment TTTCCGGTTTCACCTCGTGGGGATGAAGCGAACTCAAGCGAAAGCGAGGCACTGCTGTGTCCTTGAGAAGGCGTCGGACGAGGGCAGACAGCGAGATCTTGGGCCTGAGGTCCCAGCCATACGTCCCCAGGTTGATCCCGGTAAGCACAATCTCGGGATGGCCCGCAGCCGCCAGGCGCTGTGCCTCTGCCACTACGTGATCAGGATGGAGACTGCGATTCGGACCCCGGACCGCAGGAATGATGCAGAAGGTGCAGGCAAACCTGCATCCGTCCTGGATCTTCAAGAAGGGGCGGGTTCGATCCGGCCTCTCAGGCGCCGGTGCACCGTGAAAGGTCCGGACTTCACCGATGTTACCGACCGAGATCAGGGCCTTGCCCCCCTGTTTACGGCCTACACGCGTCCCGAGAAACCGCGGACGGGTAAGACCCGTCTCTCGGCCGTTACCATTTAGTCCGTTGTACCCGGCCGCCAAGTCTTGGGACTCCCAGGCCGCACCCCGGAGATGGCGCATCAGCTCCATCTTCTCGGCGTTGCCCAGGATTAGATCGACACCTTCAATGGCGGCGATCCGTTCGGGCGCAGCCTGGGCGTAACAGCCGGTCACCACCACAAATGCCATGGGATTTCGGCGGATAGCCTGGCGGACGAGGCGGCGAGCATCGGCATCTGCCCGCTCGGTCACCGTGCACGTATTGACCACGTAGACCTCGGCCGATTCGTGAAAGGGAACCAGGGTGAAACCAGCGGTTCGCGCCTGGTCGGCCATGACGTCTGTCTCAAACTGATTCAGCCGGCAGCCCAACGTGGTAAAGCCTATGCGCACGGAGTCATCTCCTGGAGGATCCGATCAAGGGTTTCCAGGTTCAGGACATCTTCCCGGTTATACTCGAGGAGCGCCATGAACGCCTCGCTATCCTGTGTAGTTTCGTACCGGTGCCAGAGCCGCATAGCCTCCACTCCGTCGATTCCTCGGGTCCTCCGCTGGATGTTGACCTGCTCTTCCACCCGCTTGAGGCCCCCGTACAGACGCCGTTTCCAGCAGTCATACATGAGGTCATGGGACATGAAGGAGGAGCGAAGATCGAGTCCCAGGCGGCGGCGGATCACTGGAAGATCGAATCGGCTCCCGTTGTATGTACAGATGACCTGGATCCCTTCCAAGGACTCCCACACGGCCACGTCGGAGATGCCACCCCCCACCAGCTGAACAAGCCCCCGATCCTCGGCATACAGTCCAAAGACGGTGATCTCGCCGAGAAATGAGGTTTCAATGTCGAGGTAAGCCTTCACCGTCGGGATCCCATGGCTTAACAACTTACCATACTTCCAGTTCAGAGGGGAGAGTCGAGTGTCGAGAGGAACTAGATTTCGAATTGCGAAATTCGAATTTCGAATTTATCAGGCTCGATACGCGAGAACGCCGCGATCGACAGGCTAATT is part of the Candidatus Methylomirabilota bacterium genome and harbors:
- a CDS encoding ribonuclease H-like domain-containing protein translates to MKAYLDIETSFLGEITVFGLYAEDRGLVQLVGGGISDVAVWESLEGIQVICTYNGSRFDLPVIRRRLGLDLRSSFMSHDLMYDCWKRRLYGGLKRVEEQVNIQRRTRGIDGVEAMRLWHRYETTQDSEAFMALLEYNREDVLNLETLDRILQEMTPCA
- the mtaB gene encoding tRNA (N(6)-L-threonylcarbamoyladenosine(37)-C(2))-methylthiotransferase MtaB, with product MRIGFTTLGCRLNQFETDVMADQARTAGFTLVPFHESAEVYVVNTCTVTERADADARRLVRQAIRRNPMAFVVVTGCYAQAAPERIAAIEGVDLILGNAEKMELMRHLRGAAWESQDLAAGYNGLNGNGRETGLTRPRFLGTRVGRKQGGKALISVGNIGEVRTFHGAPAPERPDRTRPFLKIQDGCRFACTFCIIPAVRGPNRSLHPDHVVAEAQRLAAAGHPEIVLTGINLGTYGWDLRPKISLSALVRRLLKDTAVPRFRLSSLHPHEVKPEIIRLMGDSSRLCRHIHLALQSGDDEILRRMGRSYRSRQFREVVERLHQEVPGIAIGVDVIVGFPGETEAAFENTQSLLEQLPVAYFHVFTYSRRSGTKAAEMSDQVAPDVKARRNRILRDLGARKFLAFKRQFLGRTLPVVVLEERDRQTGLLQGVSDNYLGVLFQGPDVLKGKLRDVRVERLDPGGMLLGRLPDASPIPPSSNRQRVPLLMRG